The sequence GAGCGCCGCCAGACGTTGCGCGCGGATGCGCGCGCGACTCGCGTGGGCGAAGGCGAACCCGAGGCTGGCGAGCAGCAAGCCGACATGCGCGAGCATGAGGGCCTGGCCCGCGAGCCGCGGCCAGCGTCCGCCTGTCTCCGCATGGTGCGCCACGGCGGTGGCGAGGATCGCCAGGGCGCCGATGAGAAAGCCCGTTCCGAGCAGGCGCCTGATGCGCGGCGCCACATCCTGGCCGAGCGTGCGGGTCGCCAGCACGCAATCTGCGGCCTGGATGGCGAGCAGGCCGCCGGCGATGATTCCGGCCCAACCCGTGAGCTGCGGAACCAGTGCGCTCAGGGCAACAAGCGGCGGCAGGCTGAACCAGAAGCGCGGTCGCCGCCTGCCCGTGAAGCGCGCCAGAGAATCGCGCATTCCCAGCAGTGCCGCTGAGCAGAGCAGAGCACTCGCCGGATCGATGACGATGTCCGGGAGCCAGTCGTCGAGCAGTTGTATGGCGGCCGCCAAACCCAGCAGCGCGAGCGCGATCGCCCAGGTGCTCTGGCCTTCGCGCATGCGGCCGGCAAGCGCGAGGAAGAGCGCCAGCGCCAGGACACCGGCTTCGATTGCACCGAGAAACAGCGTTGCCTGGCTCATCGTCGGGTTGCGCTGCGGGGCCTGTTGAAGGTCAGACGAGACCGCGGGCTGCGAGTTCGTCCTTGAGGTAAGCGTAATACACCGGTGCTGCGACCAAGCCGGGAATCCCGAACGCAGCCTCCATCACCAGCATCGCGATCAGCAATTCCCAGGCCCGCGCGTTGATATGGCCGCCGACGATGCGGGCGTTGAGGAAGTACTCCAGCTTGTGGATCACGATGAGGAAGACCAGCGCCGCGATCGCGACTGGCAGCGATACCGAGAGCGAAACGAAGGTGATGGCCGTATTCGAGAGCAGGTTGCCGACCACCGGGAGCAGGCCGGCAAAAAAGGTGACTGCGATCAGGGTCTTGGTCAGCGGCAGTTTGACACCGGCCAGTGGCAGCACGACCACGAGGAAGAGCGCGGTGAAGAACGTATTGATCGAAGAGATCCAGATCTGCGCGAACACCACCCGGCGGAACGACTCGGCGAAACGCCGCGAGCGCTCCTGCAGGGCGCGCGACAGCCTGCCGGCGGCGACACCCGGGGTGGCCTCGTAGAGAGCCAGCATGGCGCCAATGATCATGCCGATCAGGATCTTGACCGCGCCTCGGCCAAAGGCCGCACCCACCCCTTGCACCTCGCGGGCATGCTCGCGCAGCCAGGTGTTCGCAGCCGTGGCGAGCGCGTCGGCATTGGTGGGCAGGTACTGGAGCAGCCAGGACGGCAGCACCAGACGCACATCGTCGAGCAAGGCAGCGAGCTTCACGTAGAGGCCGGCGAGACTGCCGACCTCGCGCCGCAGGATGTGGATCAGCGCGACGCCAGCCGCGCTGAGGACCGCGATCACGATGACCGAGATCAGCCCGACCGCCACCAGCTTGGCGTAGCGATTGGAGAAGGCCCGTGCGAGCAGTGGGCTCAACGCCCCGACCAACTGGAATACCAGGAGCCCCGCGAACAATGGCGCCAGCAGGTGCAGGCACAGGATGACGACGAGGGCGCAGGCGGCAAGTAGCCAGGAGGCGATTTCCACGCCGTTCGCCGGCCGGGGGCTCTGAAACATGGAATCTAGGGTGCGTGGAGACAGCGGACTATCGCCGAAGGCGGCGACCGCGGCAAGCGAACGGCCTGCGCCGCGTCGCGCGGGGCCGCCATGCGATAATCACGCCTGATCGCGCCGGCCTGTTTTTCCTGGGCTGGCGTCCTGCCATTCCGGCGGCATCGTCCGCCGCGTCTCCCGCGGAGAATTCCATGAGCGAACCCACCACCACCGCGTCCGGCCTCGTCATCGAGGAACTGGTGTTCGGTACCGGCGCCGAAGCCAAGGCCGGCCGTACCGCTGTTGTCCACTACACCGGCTGGCTGACCGACGGGACCAAGTTCGATTCGAGCAAGGACCGCAACGATCCCTTCGCCTTTCCGCTCGGCCGCGGCTACGTCATCGCCGGTTGGGACGAAGGTGTGCAAGGCATGAAGGTTGGTGGCTCGCGCAAGCTCACCATTCCGCCTGAACTCGGCTATGGCGAACGCGGCGCGGGCGGCGTGATTCCGCCCAACGCGACCCTAGTGTTCGAAGTCGAATTGCTGGAACTCACGTGAACAAGCCTGCAGCACCCAAGAAGCCCGGCTCGATGACAGGGCT is a genomic window of Niveibacterium sp. SC-1 containing:
- a CDS encoding GGDEF domain-containing protein, giving the protein MSQATLFLGAIEAGVLALALFLALAGRMREGQSTWAIALALLGLAAAIQLLDDWLPDIVIDPASALLCSAALLGMRDSLARFTGRRRPRFWFSLPPLVALSALVPQLTGWAGIIAGGLLAIQAADCVLATRTLGQDVAPRIRRLLGTGFLIGALAILATAVAHHAETGGRWPRLAGQALMLAHVGLLLASLGFAFAHASRARIRAQRLAALDALTELFNRRSILELGEREFLRSVRSESAFSILMLAPDNLRAVVERHGHLAGDRLLAQIAGLLGNAVRGQDLCGRYSDEEFCVVLPDTGHVGAMQLAQRLRENAMQAGRGPDRLRGRLSVGVASRIDTDTDPAPLLARAEAALHRAQDAGGDRVEGEPEPLS
- a CDS encoding FKBP-type peptidyl-prolyl cis-trans isomerase; the protein is MSEPTTTASGLVIEELVFGTGAEAKAGRTAVVHYTGWLTDGTKFDSSKDRNDPFAFPLGRGYVIAGWDEGVQGMKVGGSRKLTIPPELGYGERGAGGVIPPNATLVFEVELLELT